A genome region from Nicotiana tabacum cultivar K326 chromosome 13, ASM71507v2, whole genome shotgun sequence includes the following:
- the LOC107767475 gene encoding pentatricopeptide repeat-containing protein PPR5 homolog, chloroplastic: MTLPFSYSGSVQFPSLTTTTPTFQQPRLTHNPWLNFTYKRPVFYLIRCVSTRPGRKSGTTSTRGSSEAQELVTLLMRNFSDKKPLVSTLNKYVKFVRTEHCFLLFEELGKTDNWLQCLEVFRWMQKQRWYIADNGVYSKLISVMGKKGQIRMAMWLFSEMRNSGCRPDTSVYNAVISAHLHSRDKSKALAKAMGYFEKMKGMERCNPSIVTYNILLRAFAQAKNVEQVDALMKDLEESIVTPDIFTFNGLMDAYGKNGMIKEMEHVLSRMKSNELKPDIITFNILIDSYGKKQEFQKMEQVFKSLLRSKEKPTIPTFNSMITNYGKARLREKAELVLEKLIDLGYRPSYITYECLIMMYGHCDCVAKARELFDRVVESEKEKKVSTLNSMLDTYCMNGLPVEAHALFESIHSAKTFPIDSSTYKLLYKAYTKADMKELVQKLLTCMDKDGIIPNKKFFLDALGAFGTGPLSQKAAGDNKGLNRQRGRK, encoded by the exons ATGACCCTCCCATTTTCTTATTCCGGGTCGGTTCAATTTCCCTCCTTAACTACTACTACACCAACATTTCAACAACCCAGATTGACTCACAATCCATGGCTAAATTTCACTTACAAGAGACCCGTTTTCTATCTTATCCGTTGTGTGTCGACCCGACCCGGGAGGAAGTCGGGTACCACGAGTACCAGGGGGTCATCCGAGGCACAGGAGCTGGTGACTTTGCTTATGAGGAATTTCAGTGATAAAAAGCCATTAGTGAGCACTCTGAACAAGTATGTTAAGTTTGTGAGGACTGAACACTGTTTCTTGCTCTTTGAAGAACTTGGCAAAACTGATAATTGGCTTCAATGCCTTGAG GTTTTCAGATGGATGCAAAAACAACGGTGGTATATAGCGGATAATGGGGTTTACTCAAAGTTGATATCAGTAATGGGGAAGAAAGGGCAGATCAGAATGGCAATGTGGCTGTTCTCCGAGATGCGTAATAGTGGGTGTCGGCCAGATACCTCAGTGTACAACGCAGTCATTTCAGCCCATCTCCACTCCCGAGACAAATCCAAGGCCTTGGCAAAGGCTATGGGTTACTTTGAGAAGATGAAGGGAATGGAGCGTTGTAATCCAAGTATTGTTACCTACAACATTCTTTTGAGAGCTTTTGCTCAGGCAAAAAATGTTGAACAGGTAGATGCTCTGATGAAAGATCTTGAGGAGAGCATAGTCACTCCTGATATATTCACATTTAATGGTCTGATGGATGCCTATGGGAAAAATGGGATGATCAAGGAAATGGAGCATGTTCTCTCTCGAATGAAGAGTAATGAGCTGAAACCAGATATTATTACTTTTAACATATTGATTGATTCATATGGGAAGAAGCAGGAATTTCAGAAGATGGAACAAGTTTTTAAAAGCTTGCTTCGATCCAAGGAAAAACCTACTATTCCCACATTTAACTCAATGATAACAAACTATGGAAAAGCACGACTCAGAGAGAAAGCAGAGTTAGTTCTTGAGAAGTTGATTGACTTAGGTTATAGGCCAAGTTACATCACATATGAGTGCCTCATTATGATGTATGGGCATTGCGACTGTGTTGCGAAAGCAAGAGAACTATTTGATAGGGTGGTAGAATCTGAAAAGGAGAAGAAGGTTTCAACACTGAATTCAATGCTTGATACTTATTGCATGAATGGTTTACCTGTTGAAGCCCACGCGCTCTTTGAGAGTATTCATTCAGCCAAAACTTTCCCTATAGACTCCTCAACCTATAAACTTCTATATAAGGCGTACACTAAAGCCGATATGAAGGAGCTAGTACAAAAATTGCTGACTTGTATGGACAAAGATGGGATCATCCCcaacaaaaagttctttcttGATGCTTTGGGGGCCTTTGGGACTGGACCTTTAAGCCAAAAGGCAGCTGGTGATAATAAAGGATTGAACAGGCAGAGGGGTCGTAAGTGA